The DNA window GCGACCAGCTCCGCCGGCACCTCCAGGATCGTCGCCGCGTCGGCGACCAGGTTCGGCTCCGGCAGGTAGCAGTGCCCGGAGTCGGCGGCCTCCGAGAGCGTGTACCGGATGCCGGCGCGCACCCGCTGCGGGCTGTCGTGCGGGATGCCGACCGCCCGGGCGATGCCGTCGGCCGTCCGGAACCCGATGCCCCACACGTCGGCGGCGAGCCGGTACGGATCCTCGCGCACCACCTTGACGGACTCGTCGCCGTACTGCTTGAAGATGCGGACCGCGTGCGAGGTCGAGACGCCGACGCCCTGGAGGAAGACCATGACCTCCTTGATGGCCTTCTGCTCCTGCCAGGCCGCGCCGATCGCCGCCGTGCGCTTCTTCCCGAGGCCGTGCACCTCGACGAGCCGGCCGGGCTCCTCCTCGATCACCCGGAGCGTGTCGACGCCGAAGGCGGCCACGATGCGGGCGGCCATCTTCGGGCCGATCCCCTTGATCAGGCCGGAGCCCAGGTAGCGTTCGATGCCCTGCACCGTCGCGGGCAGCACCGTGGTGCAGCTGTGCACCTCGAACTGCCGGCCGTACCGCGGGTGCGACCCCCACCGGCCCACCAGCCGCAGCCGCTCGCCGGGCTGGGCGCCGGGCAGCGGCCCGACCACGGTGAGCAGGTCGTCGCCGGACCGGTCGGTGGCGACCCGGGCGATCGTGTACCCGGTCTCCTCGTTGACGTACGTGACGCGTTCCAGCACCGCCTCCAGCACGGCGCCCCAGGCGGGGGCGCTCTGCGCGGCCGGCGCGGTCGGGTTCGCGGACATCGGGACGATGATGGCAGATCCCCCTGTCGCGCCCGCGTGCGGGAGGATCAGCGGCGGCCGCTGGTCACCAGGCCGCCGAACTCCGGCTCCAGCCGCCACGCCATCAGGTCGTTCCACCGGTGCGGCAGCCGCAGCCAGGTGCCGTACGTGGCGTAGTTGAGGGCGTCCTGGTCCGGGTAGCGGGACTCGTGCGCGTGCCGGGCGAGGTAGGCCAGCGACTTCCCGGTCACCTCGCACTCCTTCCACCGCGCGACGTCGATCAGCAGCACGCCGGAGTTGTAGTAGAGCGCGTACGGGTCCAGGTCATGGTACTGCGCCAGGCCCGGGATGCCGCCCATGTCCAGCAGCCGCCGGTTGAACGGGTCCCGGACGGCGCCCAGCGGCGCGCCGCCCATGTCCAGCTCGAACAGCGGTGTGAGCGAGTTCGTGCACAACGTGTCGCAGTCCAGGTAGAGCACCCGCTCCACCTCGGCCGGCAGGGCGCCGGGGACCAGCAGGCGCAGATACATGGCCGGCGACAGGTACCCCATGATGGGGTATGGAATTTGGCGGGAGAGAATGTCGAGATTCGGTGCCCGGCATTCTGGCCGCTGTCCTGGCCCGACGCAATTGACCCCAGAATCGACCCCTCAACCCAGCCCCGGCGCCGGACTTGAGGTGTGGAATCCGTTCCGTGACGGGCTGCCGACTCCCGGCTGCCCTTCCCGCCGGCAATCCGGTGGCGTTCCGGGTGGCGCCCGGGCGCCACCCGGCAGGTCTGACCCGCCGCTCAGGGCAGCGGACGGCAGATGCCCCGGGCGTGGTCCGTGACGGCCGCGCCCACCACCGTGGCCTCCAGCGGCAGCATCTCCAGGCAGCGCCGCACCGCGGCGGCCATCAGCGCGTTGGGCACCCGCATGGACAGGGTGCAGTGCGGCACCCAGCGTCCCGGCTGGTAGTGCTCGACCAGCCCGACGCCGGCCCGGGCCAGCCGGTCGTGCACGAGGGCCTGGTGGGCCAGCAGCTCGGCCGTGGGAGCCGGCCCGAGCCACAGCACCCGCCCCACGAACTGCCCGGCGTGCTGGAACGACAGCCGCAGCGGCGCCGCCACCACCGTGCCGGCCAGCGCGGCGGCGACCCGGTCGGGGTCCAGGCGCGGGGCCACCGCCAGGGAGACGTGCGGCCGGTGCCGCTGCTCCAGCAGGGACCGCATGCTCTGCACACCCTCGGACTCCAGCGCGTCCCACAGCACCCGGATCCGCCGGGTGGCGTCGGTGTCCAGATACAGCTCCAGTGCCGCGACCACGTCGATCACCCTAGGGCCCGAGGTTTGCCCGGTCGGCCCTGCGGTACTGCGGCGGGGAGAGCGACGCCAGGGAGGACCGCGTGGACGTGCACGACGTGCTGACCGAGACCTACGGCCGGCTGCCCGGGCTGGTGCGGGCGGCCGTCGAGGGGCTGTCGCCGGAGCAGCTGTGCCGCCCGCCGCTGCCCGGGGCGAACCCGGTGGGCTGGCTGGTGTGGCACCTGACCCGGATCCAGGACCAGCACGTCGCCGACCTGCTGGGCGCCGAGCAGGTCTGGGTCATCGGCGACCGGGCGGGCCGCTTCGGGCTGCCCGCCGACCCGGACGACACCGGGTACGGGCACGACCGGGAGCGGGTGGCCGCGGTGCGGCCGGAGAGCGCCGAGGCGCTGGTCGACTACTACGACGCGGTCGCGGAGCGTACCCGCGCGTTCCTGGCCGGGCTGCGGCCGGCGGACCTGGACCGGATCGTCGACGAGGCGTGGGACCCGCCGGTGACGCTGGGGGTGCGGCTGGTCAGCGTGGCCGAGGACGACCTGCAGCACGCCGGCCAGGCCGCGTACGCGCGCGGCCTGCTCGGCGCGGCCTGAAAGCGCGCCGGCCCGCCCTCGTACCCGGATTTCACCCGGTCCGGGTGAGCCCGGCCCACCCGGACCCCGGGAACGCTGCGGGGACCGAGGGGCACGCGCGGAGGAGGCGGGACATGGCGGTATCGGCGGCGGACTACCTGGCCGGTCACGTCCCGGGCCGGAAGGACGACCTGCCGGAGAACACCAGCGGCACCGTCCGGCTGGACCTCCGTGACGACGGCAGCACGGACCACTGGTACCTCACCATCCGCGACCAGCGGGTCGAGGTGACCCGCTCGGCGGCGGCGGCCGAACTGGTCGTCGCCGGGGACCGGGAGTCGTTCGACCGGCTCGCCGCCGGGCGGGCCCACATCTTCTCCGCGCTGCTGCGCAACGACATCCAGGCGCAGGGGAACCTGCGGCTGCTGATGACCCTGCGGCGGCTGTTCCCGGGGCCGCCGGACGCCCGCCATCCCCGCCAGGCCGCCCTCGAGCTGACCAGGGGCGCGGGGGCGTGGGGCGGTGATCGGCGGTGAAGCAGGAGACGGTCCACGTGATGGCCGGCAACACGTTCGCGGTCAGCGACGCGCAGGGCGACATGACGCCCGACCCGCTCACGCTGGTGGGTCTCTTCTCGTTCGACACGCGGTTCCTGTCCCGCTGGGTGCTGACCGTGGACGGGCAGCGGCTCAACTCCCTGTCGCGCGACGAGACGACCTACTTCGAGGCCAAGTTCGTGCTGGTGCCCGGGGCCGCCAGCCACTACGTCGACGCGGACGTGTCGGTGATCCGGTACCGCGCCATCTCCGAGAGCCTGTACGAGCAGGTCACCGTGCTCAACCACGCCACCGAGCCGGCCCGGCTGACCGTGCGGTTGGAGATCGCCTCCGACTTCGCCGACACCGCCGAGATCCAGCGGCCCAGGCCGCGGAACGTCCAGGTCACCCCGCTGTCCGACGAGCGGGAGCTGCGGCTGTGCTACCAGCGCGGCCGCTTCGCCCGGGAGACGATCGTGTCGTCCACCGCCCCCGTCGAGGTGGACGCGGCTGGGATGACGTTCCGGATCGAGCTACCGCCGAACGGATCCTGGTCGACCGACCTGCACGTCCGGACGCTCGTCCGGGGAGCCGGCGGCCGGGACCTGCGGGAGAGCGTGACCGCGCACCGCGAGCCGGACCTGCGGGACATGCGGGACGACCTGCGGCGCTGGCGGGAGTCCGCCCCTCGGTTGATCGCCGAGCACGACGTCCTGGCCGACGCGTACGACGCGGCCCTGGTCAACCTCCTCGCGCTGCAGTACGCGCCGCTGGCCCACAGCGAGCGGTTGCCCATCGGTGGGATGCCGTGGGCGATGACGTTGTACGGCCGGGACGCCCTGATCACCTGCCTGGAGACGCTGCCGTTCACCCCCGACGTGGCCGCGGCCACCCTGCGGACGCTGGCGTACGTGCAGGGCGGCCAGCTCGACGACCACCACGACGAGGAGCCGGGCAAGATCCTGGCCGAGTCGCGGTACGGCGAGACGGCCGTCTTCGGCGAGCTGGCGGGCTCGGTGTACTTCGGCGCGGCCGACACCACGCCGCTCTTCGTGATCCTGCTCGACGAGTACGAGCGCTGGTCCGGCGACTCCGCGCTGGTGCACGAGCTGCGCCATCCGGCCCGGATGGCGCTGGACTGGATCGACCGGTACGGCGACCTGACCGGCGACGGCTACCTGCGCTACCTGCGCCGCAGCCCCAGCGGCGTGGAGAACCAGTGCTGGAAGAACTCGCCGGGCGCGATCGTCGACCGGCACGGCCGGGTGCCGGACGCGCCCCGGGCCACCTGCGAGCTGCAGGGCTACGTGTACGACGCGAAGCTGCGCGGCGCGCGGCTGGCCCGCCAGTTCTTGGGCGACGCGGCGTACGCCGACCGGCTGGAACGGGACGCCGCGGAGCTGAAGGAACGGTTCAACCGGGACTTCTGGCTGCCGGACCGGGGCTACTACGCCCTCGCCCTCACCCCCGACGGGGAGCCGGTCGACGCGCTGGCCTCCAACATGGGCCACCTGTTGTGGAGCCACATCGTCCCGGCGGACCGCGC is part of the Micromonospora olivasterospora genome and encodes:
- a CDS encoding glycosyltransferase family 8 protein gives rise to the protein MGYLSPAMYLRLLVPGALPAEVERVLYLDCDTLCTNSLTPLFELDMGGAPLGAVRDPFNRRLLDMGGIPGLAQYHDLDPYALYYNSGVLLIDVARWKECEVTGKSLAYLARHAHESRYPDQDALNYATYGTWLRLPHRWNDLMAWRLEPEFGGLVTSGRR
- a CDS encoding 2'-5' RNA ligase family protein; this translates as MVAALELYLDTDATRRIRVLWDALESEGVQSMRSLLEQRHRPHVSLAVAPRLDPDRVAAALAGTVVAAPLRLSFQHAGQFVGRVLWLGPAPTAELLAHQALVHDRLARAGVGLVEHYQPGRWVPHCTLSMRVPNALMAAAVRRCLEMLPLEATVVGAAVTDHARGICRPLP
- a CDS encoding mycothiol transferase; this encodes MDVHDVLTETYGRLPGLVRAAVEGLSPEQLCRPPLPGANPVGWLVWHLTRIQDQHVADLLGAEQVWVIGDRAGRFGLPADPDDTGYGHDRERVAAVRPESAEALVDYYDAVAERTRAFLAGLRPADLDRIVDEAWDPPVTLGVRLVSVAEDDLQHAGQAAYARGLLGAA
- a CDS encoding SCP2 sterol-binding domain-containing protein, which translates into the protein MAVSAADYLAGHVPGRKDDLPENTSGTVRLDLRDDGSTDHWYLTIRDQRVEVTRSAAAAELVVAGDRESFDRLAAGRAHIFSALLRNDIQAQGNLRLLMTLRRLFPGPPDARHPRQAALELTRGAGAWGGDRR
- a CDS encoding glycogen debranching N-terminal domain-containing protein, whose product is MKQETVHVMAGNTFAVSDAQGDMTPDPLTLVGLFSFDTRFLSRWVLTVDGQRLNSLSRDETTYFEAKFVLVPGAASHYVDADVSVIRYRAISESLYEQVTVLNHATEPARLTVRLEIASDFADTAEIQRPRPRNVQVTPLSDERELRLCYQRGRFARETIVSSTAPVEVDAAGMTFRIELPPNGSWSTDLHVRTLVRGAGGRDLRESVTAHREPDLRDMRDDLRRWRESAPRLIAEHDVLADAYDAALVNLLALQYAPLAHSERLPIGGMPWAMTLYGRDALITCLETLPFTPDVAAATLRTLAYVQGGQLDDHHDEEPGKILAESRYGETAVFGELAGSVYFGAADTTPLFVILLDEYERWSGDSALVHELRHPARMALDWIDRYGDLTGDGYLRYLRRSPSGVENQCWKNSPGAIVDRHGRVPDAPRATCELQGYVYDAKLRGARLARQFLGDAAYADRLERDAAELKERFNRDFWLPDRGYYALALTPDGEPVDALASNMGHLLWSHIVPADRAAAVAEHLMGPRLFSGWGVRTLAKGQRPYNPVGAHVGAVWPSDNAIIAAGLRRYGYDEAAARIAAGIYGVVEAMGTPTPEMIAGYDRDLTGYPVRLPNAGRPQSWSSGALLMLLSTMLGLGPCGDNLLVDPALPRGFGRIELLGVPGRWGRADAYGRDHALADRGRRVSLR